A single genomic interval of Polaribacter vadi harbors:
- a CDS encoding SulP family inorganic anion transporter, with translation MTEFIKKITPNAKDDVLAGITVSLAMIPEVVAFAFVAQIDPLVALSGAFIIGLITAIFGGRPGLISGAAGAVAVIFVTMIAEGHTKGMLFDTPIDNMGYFYLLGCVILMGVIQILAGVFKLGRFVRLIPHSVMMGFVNGLAIVIFWAQVKMFTHKSLEVSTDGVKSYVSSYMQGTELYIMLGLVALTMAIIWLLPKITKKLPASLTAILVTTGIVVFSGMEVSTVGSYIIEGGGTGLKGEFPTPNLELWQNLPFNLDTLTFILPFAFLAASVGLIESLMTMNLVDELTETRGNGNKECVAQGAGNILSGLFGGTGGCGMIGQTVININAGGRGRLSGIMMAVTLLTFILFTDKLIEQVPIAALIGVMFMMVIETFAWSSFRILKKIPKSDAFVLITVSAVTVIYDLAIAVFVGVIISALAFAWENAKKIRARKRFRADGTKVYEIWGPLFFGSISAFNEKFDVKNDPDYVEIDFVEARISDHSAIEAIFALVEKYKAANKKIILKHLSEDCKVLLYKASPIFKDIIIEDIDDPRYHLAANPEKFPKPLGEYKF, from the coding sequence ATGACAGAATTTATCAAAAAAATAACTCCCAATGCAAAAGACGATGTTTTAGCAGGAATTACAGTTTCTCTTGCCATGATTCCTGAAGTTGTAGCGTTTGCTTTTGTGGCGCAAATAGATCCTTTAGTGGCACTTTCTGGTGCTTTTATAATTGGTTTAATCACCGCAATTTTTGGTGGAAGACCAGGTTTAATTTCTGGTGCAGCTGGTGCAGTTGCTGTTATTTTTGTTACCATGATTGCTGAAGGACATACCAAAGGAATGTTGTTTGATACACCAATTGATAACATGGGTTATTTTTATCTCTTGGGTTGTGTTATTTTAATGGGCGTTATTCAAATTTTGGCTGGGGTTTTTAAATTAGGGCGTTTTGTTCGTTTAATTCCACATTCTGTAATGATGGGTTTCGTAAACGGATTAGCAATCGTTATTTTTTGGGCGCAAGTTAAAATGTTTACCCATAAATCTTTAGAAGTTTCTACTGATGGTGTAAAAAGTTACGTAAGCTCTTATATGCAAGGAACTGAACTTTATATTATGTTAGGTTTGGTTGCTTTAACTATGGCAATTATTTGGTTATTACCTAAAATTACTAAAAAATTACCTGCTTCTTTAACTGCTATTTTAGTAACTACAGGTATTGTAGTTTTCTCTGGAATGGAGGTTTCTACTGTAGGTTCTTATATTATTGAAGGTGGAGGAACTGGTTTAAAAGGCGAATTCCCAACTCCGAATTTAGAGCTTTGGCAAAACTTACCTTTTAATTTAGATACGCTTACGTTTATTTTACCTTTTGCATTTTTAGCAGCTTCTGTGGGTTTAATTGAGTCTTTAATGACGATGAATTTGGTAGATGAATTAACAGAAACCAGAGGAAATGGAAACAAGGAATGTGTGGCTCAAGGTGCTGGAAATATTTTAAGTGGTCTTTTTGGTGGAACAGGTGGTTGTGGAATGATTGGACAAACAGTCATCAACATTAATGCTGGTGGACGTGGACGTTTATCTGGAATTATGATGGCAGTTACCTTATTAACCTTTATTCTTTTTACTGATAAATTAATTGAACAAGTGCCAATTGCAGCGTTAATTGGGGTGATGTTTATGATGGTGATTGAAACTTTTGCTTGGTCTAGTTTTAGAATTTTAAAGAAAATTCCAAAGTCGGATGCTTTTGTTTTAATAACTGTTTCTGCAGTTACTGTAATTTACGATTTAGCCATTGCCGTTTTTGTAGGGGTAATTATTTCTGCTTTAGCTTTTGCTTGGGAAAATGCTAAGAAAATTAGAGCTAGAAAACGTTTTAGAGCAGATGGAACTAAAGTATATGAAATTTGGGGACCTTTATTTTTTGGAAGTATTTCTGCATTCAATGAAAAGTTCGATGTTAAAAATGACCCTGATTATGTAGAAATTGATTTTGTAGAAGCTCGTATTTCAGATCATTCTGCTATTGAAGCTATTTTTGCTTTGGTAGAAAAATATAAAGCTGCCAACAAGAAAATAATTTTGAAACATTTAAGTGAAGATTGTAAAGTTTTACTCTATAAAGCTTCACCAATTTTTAAAGATATTATTATAGAAGATATTGATGATCCTCGTTATCATTTAGCTGCAAATCCAGAGAAGTTTCCAAAACCACTTGGGGAGTATAAGTTTTAG
- a CDS encoding helix-turn-helix domain-containing protein encodes MVNKFILKEFGIRIRELRTKRNLSQEQLSFKTGFHRTYIGMIERGERNISLTNIAVFSKVFEIEISDLLNFKNQNSKLNYHNYQLKSDN; translated from the coding sequence ATGGTAAATAAATTTATTTTAAAAGAGTTTGGTATTCGTATTCGAGAACTAAGAACTAAACGAAATCTAAGTCAGGAACAACTTTCTTTTAAAACAGGTTTCCATAGAACTTATATAGGAATGATTGAAAGAGGTGAAAGAAATATTTCCCTTACAAATATTGCTGTTTTCTCAAAAGTTTTTGAAATAGAAATTTCTGACTTGCTAAACTTCAAAAATCAAAACTCAAAATTAAATTATCATAATTATCAACTTAAATCTGATAATTAG
- a CDS encoding DUF2075 domain-containing protein, with translation MSRAYYNNSILNFITENSDTILGKLSLNHSNRSLEDLQKNAWVKQIEILKKELIGIDGSIYFEFQIPRMGKRVDNIIIVKDCVFVIEFKVGDSTYGKHAKNQVIDYCLDLKNFHEGSHITKLVPVLIATNAEECIFNIDEVLEHYQVAKCNKSGIRNIIEKFIKNSVNKIDVKIWENSIYKPTPTIIEFAQALYQGHNVEEIARHDSEKVNLTKTSNYINEVIEKSKLNNKKSICFVTGVPGAGKTLAGLNIANERMKADEDEHAVFLSGNGPLVDVLREALARNFVKTSKEKGIQATKENAKRRTSAFIQNIHHFRDEYLKHNVEPTEKVVVFDEAQRAWTKKQVSSFMKRKKGIEDFSMSEPELLIDVMNRHKDWCTIVCLIGGGQEINTGEAGLEEWVNTFQYKFKDWEIHFSNSIVNSPNYIKTEIQKKWLQENGFSETDLHLAVSMRSFRSEQVSEFVHELLELNFDNTKKLYSEIKNSFPIFLTRDINIAKKWLRKESKGTERIGLIASSGARRLKALGIDVKNEISAPNWFLNSSDDIRSSYFLEDIATEFDIQGLEIDRTCLIWGANFHISKNQWKYQSFRGTKWMNINQEVSKEYLKNTYRVLLTRARQGMVIFIPKGSNIDHTRPIEFYDGTYKYFKEIGIEELS, from the coding sequence ATGAGTAGAGCTTATTATAATAACTCCATTTTAAATTTCATTACTGAAAATTCAGATACCATTTTAGGAAAATTAAGCTTAAACCACAGTAATCGTTCATTAGAAGATTTACAAAAGAATGCATGGGTTAAACAAATTGAAATCCTTAAAAAGGAACTAATTGGAATAGATGGTTCAATTTATTTTGAATTTCAAATTCCTAGGATGGGAAAAAGAGTTGATAATATTATAATTGTTAAAGATTGTGTATTTGTAATTGAATTTAAAGTTGGTGACTCCACTTATGGAAAACATGCAAAAAATCAAGTAATTGATTATTGCTTAGATTTAAAAAATTTTCATGAAGGAAGTCATATCACCAAATTAGTTCCTGTATTAATAGCTACAAATGCAGAAGAATGTATTTTTAATATTGATGAAGTCCTAGAACATTATCAAGTTGCAAAATGTAATAAATCAGGCATAAGGAATATTATTGAGAAATTTATTAAAAATTCAGTAAATAAAATTGATGTTAAAATCTGGGAAAATTCAATTTACAAACCGACACCTACAATTATAGAATTTGCACAAGCACTTTATCAAGGACATAATGTTGAAGAAATTGCTAGGCATGATTCTGAAAAAGTAAACCTTACAAAAACTTCAAATTATATTAATGAGGTTATTGAAAAATCAAAATTAAATAATAAAAAATCAATTTGTTTTGTTACTGGAGTTCCAGGAGCAGGTAAAACTTTGGCAGGTTTAAATATAGCAAATGAAAGAATGAAAGCTGATGAAGATGAGCATGCTGTTTTTCTTTCAGGAAATGGTCCATTGGTAGATGTTTTAAGAGAAGCATTAGCAAGAAATTTTGTAAAAACATCAAAAGAAAAAGGTATTCAAGCAACTAAGGAAAATGCAAAAAGAAGAACAAGTGCGTTTATTCAAAATATTCATCATTTTAGAGATGAATATTTAAAACACAATGTTGAACCAACAGAAAAGGTTGTTGTTTTTGATGAAGCTCAAAGAGCATGGACTAAAAAGCAAGTTAGTTCATTTATGAAAAGAAAAAAAGGTATTGAAGATTTTTCAATGTCAGAACCAGAATTATTAATTGATGTAATGAATCGTCATAAAGATTGGTGCACAATAGTTTGTTTAATAGGTGGAGGTCAAGAAATAAACACAGGAGAAGCAGGTTTAGAAGAATGGGTTAATACTTTTCAATACAAATTTAAAGATTGGGAAATTCATTTTTCAAATTCAATTGTTAATAGTCCAAACTATATAAAAACAGAAATACAAAAAAAATGGCTACAAGAAAATGGATTTTCTGAAACAGACTTACATTTAGCAGTTTCAATGCGTTCTTTTAGGTCAGAACAAGTTTCTGAATTTGTACACGAATTATTAGAATTAAATTTTGACAACACAAAAAAACTATACTCAGAGATTAAAAATTCATTTCCAATATTTTTAACAAGAGACATAAACATTGCAAAAAAATGGTTAAGAAAAGAAAGTAAAGGAACAGAAAGAATAGGATTAATTGCTTCTTCAGGAGCCAGAAGATTAAAAGCATTAGGAATTGATGTTAAAAATGAAATATCTGCTCCTAATTGGTTTTTAAACTCAAGTGATGATATTCGGTCCTCATACTTCCTTGAAGATATTGCAACAGAATTTGACATTCAAGGTTTAGAAATTGATAGAACATGTTTGATTTGGGGAGCAAATTTTCATATTAGTAAAAATCAATGGAAGTACCAAAGTTTTAGAGGTACTAAATGGATGAATATAAATCAAGAAGTTAGTAAAGAATATCTCAAAAATACTTATCGTGTTTTATTAACTAGAGCAAGACAAGGAATGGTTATTTTTATTCCTAAAGGTTCAAATATAGACCATACAAGACCAATTGAATTTTACGATGGAACTTATAAATATTTCAAAGAAATTGGAATTGAAGAATTATCCTAA
- a CDS encoding lactonase family protein — translation MKKISMFIVITLFFSCSMSKVKEKTGSNFYVGTYTNGESEGIYKYQLNAAGKLKQIGLVAKTDNPSYLAKTKDNKTLLAVDETNENGTGYVNSFRIEKDSLVFVSKSKSGGAHPCFVSINDKNQVLVANYSGGNVGFLEIDDQNGLTNLLAVQQHVGNDINPKQQTPHAHFAKYHPRNNEIISVDLGTNQLWFSTFDTQKKELAFTNQKTLNMNVGAGPRHFTFHPNNKWMYVVNELNSTVSLVKEKENLYTVDQTIAMLPKDFKKYSKAADIHISKDGQFVYASNRGHESIVIYKVNPENGTLNLVGFQNVKGKHPRNFSLSPDDNFLLVANKDSNNIVCFKRDSKTGKLSFVDEVFVPNPVCVLF, via the coding sequence ATGAAAAAAATATCAATGTTTATTGTAATCACGCTTTTTTTTAGTTGTTCTATGTCTAAAGTTAAAGAGAAAACAGGATCCAATTTTTACGTTGGCACGTATACGAATGGAGAAAGTGAAGGTATTTATAAGTATCAGTTAAATGCAGCAGGAAAACTGAAGCAAATTGGTTTGGTTGCAAAAACAGATAACCCTTCTTATTTGGCAAAAACTAAAGATAACAAAACATTATTGGCAGTAGATGAGACCAACGAAAACGGAACAGGTTATGTGAATTCTTTTAGAATAGAAAAAGATAGTTTGGTTTTTGTGAGCAAATCGAAATCTGGAGGAGCACATCCTTGTTTTGTTTCTATAAATGATAAAAATCAAGTGTTGGTTGCCAATTATTCAGGTGGAAATGTTGGTTTTTTAGAAATTGATGATCAAAATGGATTGACAAATTTATTAGCTGTTCAGCAACATGTAGGGAATGATATCAATCCAAAACAGCAAACACCACACGCACATTTTGCGAAATATCACCCAAGAAATAACGAAATTATTTCTGTTGATTTAGGAACCAATCAGCTTTGGTTTTCAACTTTTGATACACAAAAAAAAGAGTTAGCTTTTACCAATCAAAAAACGCTGAATATGAATGTTGGTGCAGGGCCTAGACATTTTACTTTTCACCCAAATAATAAATGGATGTATGTTGTAAATGAGTTGAATAGCACAGTTTCTTTGGTAAAAGAAAAAGAGAATTTATATACGGTTGACCAAACAATAGCAATGTTGCCAAAAGATTTTAAGAAATACAGCAAAGCTGCTGATATTCATATTTCTAAAGATGGCCAATTTGTATATGCTTCCAATCGTGGACACGAATCGATAGTAATTTATAAAGTAAATCCAGAAAATGGAACTTTAAATTTGGTTGGTTTTCAAAATGTGAAAGGCAAACATCCACGTAATTTTTCTTTATCTCCAGATGACAATTTTCTATTAGTTGCCAATAAAGATTCTAACAATATTGTTTGTTTTAAAAGAGATTCTAAAACAGGTAAATTAAGTTTTGTGGATGAAGTTTTTGTGCCAAATCCTGTTTGTGTTTTGTTTTGA
- a CDS encoding M14 family metallopeptidase — MKKILLLFTFLVLISCNKSSKEKTDFTTLFETSKGTETPEYEAVIDYYKKLSEEYSQISLFSFGQTDSGEPLHLVVYNREGIYNVDEIKKSPKNRILINNGIHPGESDGIDASMMLLRDLVQNDSLKSKYENSIICVIPVYNIGGSLNRNSHTRANQNGPLAYGFRGNARNFDLNRDFIKQDTKNAAAFAEIFHAVNPDVFVDNHVSNGADYQYALTHLFTQHNKLGGNLGSFLQNEMRPQIEGSLQEKGIIITPYVNVWGNTPEAGFSQFFDSPRYSTGYTTLFNTLGLMVETHMLKPYKIRVEQTYELLFSTFDFAEKNSKKIKDLRAKATDKILAKKKYSIEFTVDKENYRTLNFKGYEGEMMDSKVTNGQRLFYDKNKPFEKEVNYYDEFTATKEIIIPNAYILSKGWHDIIERLNNNKIEYTKLEKDTTISVTVNHIKDYETRNSPYEGHYLHYNTSIVASVENINFKKGDLYIPTKQNGVRYLLETLEAEATDSFFNWNFFDTILQQKEGYSAYVFEDVAEELLTENRALTKEFEEKLTADKEFAKNPRAQLDFIYKNSQNYEKAHLRLPVFKIYK, encoded by the coding sequence ATGAAAAAGATACTTTTATTATTTACCTTTTTAGTACTAATTTCTTGCAACAAATCATCCAAAGAAAAAACAGACTTTACGACTCTTTTTGAAACATCCAAAGGAACAGAAACTCCAGAATACGAAGCTGTAATTGACTATTATAAAAAATTATCAGAAGAATATTCTCAAATTTCGTTATTCTCTTTTGGACAAACAGATTCAGGTGAACCTTTGCATTTGGTGGTGTATAACAGAGAAGGAATTTATAATGTTGATGAAATTAAAAAATCGCCGAAAAACAGAATTTTAATCAATAACGGAATTCATCCTGGAGAATCTGATGGAATTGATGCTTCTATGATGTTGTTGAGAGATTTGGTTCAAAATGATTCTCTAAAATCGAAATACGAAAACTCGATTATTTGTGTAATTCCTGTGTATAATATTGGGGGTTCTTTAAACCGAAATTCGCACACAAGAGCCAATCAAAATGGCCCTTTAGCATATGGTTTTAGAGGAAATGCCAGAAATTTCGATTTAAATAGAGATTTTATAAAACAGGACACTAAAAACGCAGCTGCTTTTGCTGAGATTTTTCACGCTGTAAATCCAGATGTTTTTGTTGATAATCATGTGAGTAATGGCGCAGATTATCAATATGCATTAACGCATTTATTTACGCAACATAATAAGTTGGGTGGTAATTTGGGTTCTTTTTTACAAAACGAAATGCGTCCTCAAATAGAAGGGTCTTTGCAAGAAAAAGGCATTATCATTACGCCTTATGTAAATGTTTGGGGCAACACACCAGAAGCTGGTTTTTCTCAATTTTTCGATTCGCCCAGATATTCTACAGGGTACACAACATTGTTTAATACCTTAGGTTTAATGGTAGAAACACACATGCTAAAACCGTATAAAATTAGAGTGGAACAAACCTATGAATTGTTGTTTTCGACTTTTGATTTTGCAGAGAAAAATTCAAAAAAGATAAAAGATTTACGCGCAAAAGCAACCGATAAAATTTTAGCTAAGAAAAAATATTCAATTGAGTTTACAGTTGATAAAGAAAACTACAGAACTTTAAATTTTAAAGGCTATGAAGGTGAAATGATGGATAGCAAAGTAACCAATGGACAGCGTTTGTTTTACGATAAAAATAAACCTTTTGAAAAAGAGGTGAATTATTATGATGAGTTTACAGCAACCAAAGAAATTATCATACCAAATGCCTATATTTTATCGAAAGGTTGGCATGATATTATTGAGCGATTAAACAACAATAAAATTGAATATACGAAACTTGAAAAAGACACTACAATTTCGGTTACTGTAAATCATATCAAAGATTATGAGACAAGAAATTCGCCTTATGAAGGACATTATTTACATTATAATACCTCCATAGTAGCGTCTGTTGAGAATATCAACTTTAAAAAGGGCGATTTATACATACCAACAAAACAAAATGGCGTTCGTTATTTGTTAGAAACATTGGAAGCAGAAGCAACAGATTCGTTTTTTAATTGGAACTTTTTCGATACTATTTTACAGCAAAAAGAAGGTTATTCTGCCTATGTTTTTGAAGATGTTGCAGAAGAATTATTAACTGAAAATAGAGCACTCACAAAAGAATTCGAAGAAAAATTAACTGCTGATAAAGAGTTTGCGAAAAATCCTAGAGCACAATTAGATTTTATCTATAAAAATTCGCAAAATTATGAAAAGGCACATTTGCGTTTACCAGTTTTTAAAATTTATAAATGA
- the coaD gene encoding pantetheine-phosphate adenylyltransferase has protein sequence MKKAVFPGSFDPITSGHYDVIKRGAKLFDELIIAIGINADKKYMFSLEERKKFIEDCFKNEPNIKVVTYKGLTVDFCQKNNVDFILRGLRNPADFEFEKAIAHTNRDLAPIETVFLLTAAKTSYISSSIVRDVIRNNGDYTKLVPKSVRVK, from the coding sequence ATGAAAAAAGCAGTTTTTCCAGGATCTTTTGATCCGATAACTTCAGGACATTATGACGTCATCAAAAGAGGTGCAAAACTTTTTGATGAACTTATTATTGCTATTGGAATTAATGCCGATAAAAAATATATGTTTTCTTTAGAAGAACGCAAAAAATTTATTGAAGACTGTTTTAAAAACGAACCGAATATAAAAGTGGTTACTTATAAAGGTTTAACTGTCGATTTTTGTCAAAAAAATAACGTCGATTTTATTTTAAGAGGCTTAAGAAATCCTGCAGATTTTGAGTTCGAAAAAGCAATTGCACACACCAATAGAGATTTAGCGCCCATAGAAACCGTTTTTTTATTAACGGCTGCAAAAACGTCTTATATTTCATCATCAATAGTAAGAGATGTAATTCGAAATAATGGCGATTACACAAAATTAGTCCCTAAAAGTGTGCGTGTAAAATAA
- a CDS encoding D-alanine--D-alanine ligase produces MKKNIAIIMGGYSSEVNISLKSGNVVYNHLDTEKYTPYRVHILKEKWVVLDDENTEYQIDKNDFSFVLGDKKITFDCVFNAIHGNPGENGMILSYLELLNIPHTSAPFYQMALTFNKRDTLSVVKEYGIKTAISVYLNKGDVINADEIIAKVGLPCFIKPNNAGSSYGISKAYTNEEVLQGIETAYKEDSSILIESFLNGTEVSVGVIQYKGAIKVLPITEIVSENDFFDYEAKYEGKSQEITPARISSEAKKRVEEVAKKVYKALNMRGFSRAEYIFVNDEPHFLEINTVPGMTLQSILPQQANAAGISLFELFDNSIQMALK; encoded by the coding sequence ATGAAAAAAAATATTGCCATAATTATGGGCGGCTATTCGTCCGAAGTTAACATTTCTTTAAAAAGCGGAAATGTTGTGTATAATCATTTAGATACAGAGAAATATACTCCTTATAGAGTGCATATTTTAAAAGAAAAATGGGTGGTTTTAGATGATGAAAATACAGAATATCAAATTGATAAAAACGATTTTTCTTTTGTTTTAGGTGATAAAAAAATCACTTTCGATTGTGTTTTTAATGCGATTCACGGAAATCCTGGCGAAAATGGAATGATTTTAAGCTATTTAGAATTGCTAAATATTCCACATACTTCTGCGCCTTTTTATCAAATGGCTTTAACATTTAATAAAAGAGACACGTTAAGTGTGGTGAAAGAATATGGTATTAAAACAGCAATTTCTGTTTATTTAAACAAAGGCGATGTAATTAATGCTGATGAAATTATTGCCAAAGTTGGTTTGCCATGTTTTATAAAACCAAACAATGCAGGTTCTAGTTACGGAATTTCCAAAGCTTATACGAATGAAGAAGTTTTACAAGGAATTGAAACTGCTTACAAAGAAGATTCGTCCATTTTAATTGAATCTTTTTTAAATGGAACTGAAGTTTCTGTAGGCGTTATTCAATATAAAGGAGCCATAAAAGTGTTGCCAATTACAGAAATCGTTTCAGAAAATGATTTCTTTGATTATGAAGCAAAATACGAAGGAAAATCACAAGAAATTACACCAGCAAGAATTTCATCCGAAGCAAAAAAGAGGGTAGAAGAGGTTGCCAAGAAAGTGTATAAAGCTTTAAATATGCGTGGTTTTTCGAGAGCAGAATATATTTTTGTAAATGACGAGCCTCACTTTTTGGAAATAAATACAGTACCAGGAATGACGTTGCAAAGTATTTTGCCTCAACAAGCAAATGCAGCTGGAATTAGTTTGTTTGAGTTATTTGATAATTCAATTCAAATGGCTTTAAAATAA
- a CDS encoding PASTA domain-containing protein, with protein MSILQFLKSKSFFKQIAIAIVGFVILFFVLKFWLNVTTNHDQKIQVPDLHKLTISEAQRKLNELNLDFKVIDSASYNPEYPKRSVIEQSPEGGEFVKEKRKIYLTLNPSKYRDITIPDLNGRTKRQAESELQAIGFIVGTDYTYVRDIGLDVVRGLRHKGKIINPNDKLPKNSIIELVLGDGNR; from the coding sequence ATGAGTATTCTTCAGTTTTTAAAAAGCAAGTCGTTTTTTAAACAAATTGCCATTGCAATTGTAGGTTTTGTCATCTTATTTTTCGTCTTAAAATTTTGGTTGAATGTGACTACAAATCACGATCAAAAAATTCAAGTTCCTGATTTACATAAACTAACCATTAGCGAAGCTCAAAGAAAACTAAACGAATTAAATTTAGATTTTAAAGTAATTGATAGCGCAAGTTACAATCCTGAATATCCTAAAAGGTCTGTGATTGAGCAAAGTCCTGAAGGTGGTGAATTCGTAAAAGAAAAGCGTAAAATTTACTTAACTTTAAATCCATCAAAATATAGAGATATTACCATTCCTGATTTAAATGGACGTACAAAAAGGCAAGCAGAGTCTGAATTACAAGCCATTGGTTTTATTGTTGGCACAGATTACACCTATGTTAGAGATATTGGTTTGGATGTTGTTAGAGGTTTGCGTCACAAAGGAAAAATTATAAATCCGAATGATAAATTGCCTAAAAACTCTATTATTGAGTTGGTTTTGGGTGATGGGAATAGGTAG